The sequence ATTTGTCGACGGCCTTTAATCACGGAGGTTTGCCGCTCTGAGGCAGGCAAGATTTTCACGCTCTCCCGCATACCGGCAGGGAGCAAATCCAAGAGGCGCTCGATCTCCGCCTGCTCAAGAATGTGGTTCTCGTAGCCGTAGTAATCCGAGTTCATGTCGGGCCTACCCCCAAGCTTAATCCCATCGCCTGACGCATCTCTCGCACCGCCCGATCCAACCCCACCAGTACCGCCCGACTGACAATGCTATGGCCAATATTCAACTCCTCCATCCCTGGGATCCGCGCCACAGGGCCCACATTCCAGTAGGTGAGCCCATGCCCCGCATTCACCCGCAAGCCCAAGTCGATAGCCTGGTTACAGGCATCTTCCAGGTGGCTGAGTTCCACCTCCCGCTCCGTTTCTGAGGAGGCTTCAGCATAACGCCCCGTATGCAGTTCGATCCACTGGGAGCCCACTTGAGCGGCAGCAGCAATTTGGGTCGCATCCGGATCAATAAATAGGCTAACCGGAATGCCGGATCCCTGGAGTTGGCCCACGACATCACTGAGGCGAGACACCTGTCCAGCCACATTCAGACCCCCTTCCGTGGTCACCTCTTCCCGCCGCTCCGGTACCAACGTGACATAGTCGGGTTTGATCTCGAGCGCGATGGCCACCATTTCATCGGTGGCCGCCATTTCCAGATTAAGGTGGGTACGCACCGTCTGCCGCAGCAGGCGTACATCTCGCTCTTGAATGTGACGGCGATCTTCGCGCAAATGCA comes from Thermostichus vulcanus str. 'Rupite' and encodes:
- a CDS encoding pyridoxine 5'-phosphate synthase, coding for MLSLGVNIDHIATVRQARRTVEPDPVAAAVIAELAGADGITVHLREDRRHIQERDVRLLRQTVRTHLNLEMAATDEMVAIALEIKPDYVTLVPERREEVTTEGGLNVAGQVSRLSDVVGQLQGSGIPVSLFIDPDATQIAAAAQVGSQWIELHTGRYAEASSETEREVELSHLEDACNQAIDLGLRVNAGHGLTYWNVGPVARIPGMEELNIGHSIVSRAVLVGLDRAVREMRQAMGLSLGVGPT